Proteins encoded within one genomic window of Humulus lupulus chromosome 1, drHumLupu1.1, whole genome shotgun sequence:
- the LOC133810644 gene encoding uncharacterized protein LOC133810644 has translation MAEYICLLNQDSIVIKAPKKTTLLLRMIVLVFAMVCGVYICSICVKQINFQTLSSNQSIQVVERPCLDNGIKLLEYPYVHYPNPKTFSRDECDHNPVRFFSILSMQRSGSGWFESLLNSHINISSNGEIFSRWHRRKNISSIVETMDKVYNLDWQSSASKNECSAAVGFKWMLNQGLMEHHKEIVEYFNRRGVSAIFLFRKNLLRRMVSNLANSYDRYAKLLNGTHKAHVHSVEEAEKLSTYKPIINSTSLVDDLVKMELATASALACFNTTRHMILYYEDVMKNPAKLNDVQVFLGLPVTELRSRQVKIHKGSLSDHIKNWDEVNRTLSGTAFEHFLYSDY, from the exons ATGGCCGAGTATATCTGTTTACTGAACCAG GATTCTATCGTTATTAAGGCTCCTAAGAAAACAACCCTCTTGTTGAGGATGATAGTGTTGGTGTTTGCCATGGTTTGTGGAGTTTATATCTGCTCAATATGCGTGAAGCAGATAAATTTTCAAACCCTTAGTTCAAATCAAAGCATCCAAGTTGTTGAAAGACCTTGTCTTGATAATGGAATTAAGCTACTAGAATACCCTTATGTGCATTATCCCAATCCCAAAACCTTTAGCAG GGATGAGTGTGACCATAATCCTGTTAGGTTCTTCTCTATCTTGTCGATGCAGAGATCGGGAAGTGGGTGGTTTGAGAGCCTCTTGAATAGTCATATTAATATAAGCTCTAATGGAGAGATATTTTCTCGTTGGCATAGGAGGAAAAATATATCTTCCATTGTTGAGACTATGGATAAGGTTTATAATTTGGACTGGCAGAGTAGTGCTTCGAAAAATGAGTGCTCTGCTGCAGTTGGCTTCAAGTGGATGCTTAATCAG GGTTTGATGGAGCATCATAAAGAAATAGTGGAATACTTTAACCGTAGGGGTGTTTCTGCAATATTTCTCTTCCGTAAGAATTTATTGCGTCGGATGGTCTCAAATCTTGCAAATTCGTATGATCGATATGCTAAGCTATTGAATGGAACTCACAAGGCTCATGTACATTCCGTTGAGGAG GCTGAAAAACTGTCAACATACAAGCCAATAATCAATTCTACATCTTTGGTTGATGACCTGGTGAAAATGGAGTTGGCAACTGCGTCGGCTTTAGCATGTTTCAACACCACTAGACACATGATTTTGTACTACGAGGATGTTATGAAGAACCCTGCT AAACTGAACGATGTTCAAGTGTTTCTTGGACTGCCAGTGACGGAGCTAAGGAGCCGTCAGGTGAAAATACATAAAGGATCACTATCAGATCACATCAAGAACTGGGATGAAGTGAACAGGACGCTTAGCGGAACAGCATTCGAGCATTTTCTCTACTCTGATTATTAG